In Perognathus longimembris pacificus isolate PPM17 chromosome 23, ASM2315922v1, whole genome shotgun sequence, a single genomic region encodes these proteins:
- the Tmem204 gene encoding transmembrane protein 204 — protein MTVQKLVATAVLVALVSLILNNAAAFTPNWVYQTLEDGRKRSVGLWKSCWLVDRSRGGASPGARAEHVDAQDCEALGWGSESAGFQESRGTVKLQFDMMRACNLVATAALAVGQLTFVLGLTGLPLMSPESQCWEEAMAAAFQLASFVLVIGLVTFYRIGPYTNLSWSCYLNIGACLLATLAAAMLIWNILHRREDCMAPRVIVISRSLTARFRRGLDNDYVESPC, from the exons ATGACTGTCCAGAAACTTGTGGCCACAGCTGTGCTGGTGGCCCTGGTCTCCCTCATCCTCAACAACGCGGCTGCCTTTACTCCCAACTGGGTGTACCAGACCCTGGAGGATGGGCGCAAGCGGAGCGTGGGGCTATGGAAATCCTGCTGGCTGGTGGACAGGAGCCGGGGAGGCGCGAGCCCCGGGGCCAGAGCCGAGCACGTGGATGCACAGGACTGTGAGGCGCTGGGCTGGGGCTCAGAGTCGGCAGGCTTCCAGGAGTCTCGAGGCACCGTCAAAC TGCAGTTTGACATGATGCGTGCCTGCAACCTGGTGGCTACAGCAGCCCTCGCCGTGGGCCAGCTCACATTTGTCCTGGGGCTAACGGGCCTACCCCTGATGTCACCAGAGTCCCAATGCTGGGAGGAAGCCATGGCCGCTGCGTTCCAGCTGGCAA GTTTTGTGTTAGTCATCGGACTGGTAACCTTCTACAGAATTGGCCCCTACACCAACCTATCCTGGTCTTGCTACCTGAACATTGGTGCCTGTCTGCTGGCCACCCTGGCAGCTGCCATGCTCATCTGGAACATTCTGCACCGCAGGGAGGACTGCATGGCACCCCGGGTAATTGTCATCAGCCGATCACTGACAGCACGGTTCCGCCGGGGGCTGGACAATGACTATGTAGAGTCTCCATGCTGA